A portion of the Syntrophorhabdaceae bacterium genome contains these proteins:
- a CDS encoding OadG family protein, whose product MIDKWTFGITMLVVGMGGTICTLIIFSLIMSALKKIFPYKKEE is encoded by the coding sequence ATGATAGATAAATGGACCTTCGGAATAACCATGCTTGTAGTAGGTATGGGAGGTACTATATGTACCCTTATTATCTTTAGCCTCATTATGTCAGCGCTGAAGAAGATCTTTCCTTACAAAAAAGAAGAGTAA